From Thalassococcus sp. S3, one genomic window encodes:
- the moaB gene encoding molybdenum cofactor biosynthesis protein B, which yields MSRIDESMDFIPIRIAVLTVSDTRSLDEDRSGQVLVDRIEAAGHVVAERLILRDERAEISAQLRTWIANPDIDVVISTGGTGLTGRDVTVEAHRDVYEKEIDAFGTVFTIVSMNKIGTSAIQSRATGGVAGGTYLFALPGSPGACKDAWDEILSLQLDYRHRPCNFVEILPRLDEHHRRK from the coding sequence ATGAGCCGTATCGACGAAAGCATGGACTTCATTCCGATCCGGATTGCCGTTTTGACGGTTTCGGACACCCGCAGCCTGGACGAGGACCGGTCCGGTCAGGTGCTGGTCGACCGGATCGAGGCGGCGGGCCATGTCGTTGCCGAGCGTCTGATTTTGCGGGATGAGCGGGCGGAGATCTCAGCCCAGCTTCGGACCTGGATCGCCAACCCCGACATCGATGTCGTCATTTCAACGGGCGGCACGGGGCTAACCGGGCGTGACGTTACGGTCGAGGCGCATCGCGACGTCTATGAGAAAGAGATTGATGCGTTTGGTACTGTCTTCACGATCGTGTCGATGAACAAAATTGGCACATCCGCGATCCAGTCCCGGGCAACCGGGGGGGTTGCAGGCGGGACATATCTTTTTGCCTTGCCCGGAAGCCCCGGCGCCTGCAAAGACGCGTGGGACGAAATTCTGAGTCTGCAACTCGATTACCGGCACCGGCCTTGCAATTTTGTCGAAATCTTGCCCCGTCTCGACGAACATCACCGCCGGAAATAG
- a CDS encoding LysE family translocator, translating into MMLPVDPITLLAFVPAVLALVLTPGADMMFALAQGLRGGGRAAVAASAGIATGAFVNAALAGAGLGALVAAAPWLFGVIRWLGVAYLLWLAWKTLNTPLTQGGRAVRPSRAFRDGLIVNMSNPAVILFILAFIPQFVDPARAILPQFMLFGGIIAILGFAVKAAVGLTAGGIGAALTRNPTIERGLRILSATVFGALAARVALSAGR; encoded by the coding sequence ATGATGCTGCCAGTCGATCCGATCACGCTTCTGGCATTTGTGCCGGCTGTTCTTGCGCTGGTTCTGACACCGGGGGCGGACATGATGTTCGCACTAGCCCAGGGTCTGCGCGGCGGAGGTCGTGCTGCGGTCGCTGCGTCGGCCGGGATCGCGACCGGCGCCTTTGTGAACGCAGCCTTGGCGGGCGCCGGTCTGGGCGCGCTGGTGGCTGCCGCGCCCTGGCTTTTCGGGGTTATCCGTTGGCTGGGGGTCGCTTATCTGCTTTGGTTGGCTTGGAAGACTTTGAACACGCCCCTGACCCAAGGGGGGCGGGCGGTGCGTCCGTCCCGTGCCTTCCGGGATGGACTGATTGTGAACATGTCGAACCCGGCCGTAATCCTGTTCATCCTGGCGTTTATCCCGCAATTCGTGGATCCCGCCCGCGCGATCCTGCCACAATTCATGCTGTTCGGTGGCATCATCGCGATACTTGGCTTCGCCGTGAAAGCCGCCGTTGGCCTGACCGCCGGCGGCATCGGTGCTGCCCTGACGCGCAACCCGACGATCGAACGCGGTTTGCGGATCCTGTCGGCAACCGTATTCGGCGCCCTTGCCGCACGCGTTGCCCTAAGCGCGGGGCGTTAA